One Clarias gariepinus isolate MV-2021 ecotype Netherlands chromosome 5, CGAR_prim_01v2, whole genome shotgun sequence genomic region harbors:
- the dusp19a gene encoding dual specificity protein phosphatase 19a — protein sequence MHSLAQEIKSFSKNNLRKQCTRVTTLSGRRIIETWKGSTVHVVEDTVQPETPCGYIQDNTWDLQVGCIRPYLLLGSQDAAHDFGTLKKYQVTHILNVAYGVENTFPDLFIYKTLSILDLPDADIISHLHECALFIDQVKAEKGVVLVHCNGGVSRSVSVVIGYLMWREGQSFDDAFSQVKSSRPPSCPNPGFMEQLKNFKPQRGVQANGLIGHS from the exons ATGCACTCACTCGCCCAAGAAATTAAATCGTTCTCTAAAAACAATCTGCGGAAGCAATGCACCCGGGTGACGACTCTGAGCGGGAGGAGGATTATTGAGACATGGAAAGGATCCACTGTTCATGTGGTTGAGGACACAGTCCAACCTGAGACGCCGTGTGGATACATTCAGGATAATACATGGGATCTCCAAGTTGGATGTATTAGACCTTACTTATTACTGG GTTCCCAGGATGCTGCTCATGACTTTGGAACTTTAAAGAAATACCAg GTCACTCATATACTGAATGTGGCTTACGGTGTAGAAAACACTTTCCCGGATCTCTTCATCTATAAAACCCTGAGCATTCTGGATCTGCCTGACGCTGACATCATCTCACACCTGCATGAGTGTGCGCTGTTCATAGACCAAGTCAAGGCGGAG AAAGGCGTAGTGCTCGTCCACTGTAACGGCGGTGTGTCTCGGTCAGTCTCTGTGGTCATCGGATACCTGATGTGGAGAGAAGGCCAGTCATTCGATGACGCGTTTTCTCAGGTGAAGTCATCGAGGCCACCGTCGTGTCCGAACCCAGGGTTCATGGAGCAGCTGAAAAACTTCAAACCTCAACGCGGTGTTCAAGCGAACGGTCTGATCGGTCATTCATAA